The genomic segment aatttaaatataaattaataaacttACCACACAAAATCGAATATGACTTTATCCTcacggtaaaaagtaaaaaccgTTCCCTCGAAAAGAAAACTTCATACCTTTcataaaaaagaaagaaaaagaaacttcataaatatcttttaaaataaactaatctcataagaaatattatgataacAATCAAGCAAAGGCTCCAAGTAATTATCAAATTCAATTGAAATAGGGATGAAATGTTGCGAGTTTAAGAAATTTTGATGGACAGAGGCCACAGAAGAATATACAGCAAATAAAAAGGCCTCACACAAACTAAACACTAAAACCGAAGACAAATGCACACCTTGATAAAATCACGAAGTTATTTATTATACCAGGAAACCACGTTACAATCGAACCCCGGGTTCCTCATTTGCTAAAACACATCCGGGTGGAACCGTCCAGATATCGAGTTGCTTTGTTGAGCTTGTTTGAGGTGCATTGCAAGGGCATAGTTGTTCACCTGATGAACATAACACGGTATGATGATATACCTGACTGAGatccaaatattttgtttagtagCGCTATGTAGAATGAAGCAGACCCACCCGAAGCTTTTGATTAGTTGGAATTATTGTCGAAATAGCAACCACTCACTTGACCTTTTTAAGTAAACAAAGTCGATTTCTAGATTTATTTTTCAATATGAGGCAAAATAAAATCTGTAGCTAAGGCATGATTTAGTGCCATGTGCTTTCTTCTGTTAGTTTTCATGCAGTCGGACTTAAGTAAGGAGATAAGACAAAGACCTCAACACCccaatgaattaaaacacacaatTTCACAAGTTTAGCCCAAGAATCTGACCTCAAGCGTCCTCAGCTGCTCCTGGTACTGCGACACTAGCTGTTTCAGCTGATGCAACTCCCGGCCCATTTCCTCAAACTCTTTTTGGCGCTCATGTTGGATTGACACTGCTCGCTTCAAAATAGTATTTTCCTGTATGAACGCTTCCAGCTGTTGCTTTAGAATAATGTTCTCCTATAAAGTATAATTAGcagatttaaaaattaaaaagcaAGAATACATAACTTCAAATCACGCATGCGGGGGAAAAATTAGAGAAGATTGATACCATCAAAtggggaaagaaagaaaagaTAATTAGATGGGGAACTGACATCCCTTGAATAAACACATTATCGGCATTATCAATGAGACTCTGTAAATTAGGTTTTCAAGCAATAAATTACAGAATATACCTTCTGAAAGCTCTGGGCAGCTTCTGCAGTTGCATTTGCACAAATAGACTTCTCCAAGGACTCAAGGGCTCGCGACACGCGTTCTTTAGCATCTTCTACATTTGAAGCTCCTGTGACCTCTCTAACCAAGAGCTCGACCCACTCTGTACCATCCGCAGAGAGATTGCTTCCAGCAGGCAGTTCCTTCCTTGGAGCAGTCTCCACATTATTTGCCACTGTACCTTATGTCACGGAACAAAACACAATCAAACCAAAATACATCAATATTTGATCTCCAAAATTCCGAAAAATATATTAACAAAATTAAAGTAGGCAATAACTTCTCGTGAGCAATCGGCGCTATAAATAGGACTTTACTAAATGTAAAAGGAAAACAccaaaatatcaataaaatgaCTAAAGCTCACAAAGATGTTTACACTATGTCGTGACTGTTACATGAAACTCACAATCTATGTTCAGTATGAAGATGGCAAGAGTAACTATAGAACCAAAAATTTAAATCTTCTCAGCTTCAAAAGATTTCTTCAATACATTTCAGCATTCAACGATGATTTTTTGGGTATGATAATTCTCAATATCCTGTAACATTGCCAGAAAATGTTAAAATTCATTTTAAGAATTGAGACAGGTTTTGCAATATGTGCCAAGCCGAGATAAGGCTATGGAATCATCTCAGTGAGATGGAAATAATTTCAAACTTAAGGCTGAAAAATGGAGGTAACACGAGAAAGGGACCAAAACAGAGATGGCCggtgatgaaaataaaaaagaaatgaaACGCGATAGAGCTATTTTGTTGTGCACACAAAGAACTCTAGGTCTTGGAGAATCAGTTCGTCGAGGCTCTTTGGTTGGAAGAAGGGACCCAGCTATGGACTGGACTACCAACTCCTGGAGAAATGAGCAGTCCTGGGTGATGCATCAACTTCACAGTTGCTACACCATTTTAAATATTCTTTACACTGGGAACCTTAGGACCAGGGGATCCGTCAGCCTTCTATAAGGTGCCCAGCAGAGACAGCTCTATGAGAAGATATACCTTCAGATTACCAGctattttcaaaaagaaaaaaaaaacttaagcTTGAATACCTTATAAGCAGCTTGAGAGTCCACAAAGAAACGGAACATAAGAGCAGATCAATCAGAAATCAGGTACAAGTTTATAAGCAATTTATGATCTCAATTCAGTTTCCTGAGAGCTTTGAACATATAATCCATGTTCTTAATTCATAAATTTCCTAAAAAATTTCTGCTTCATGTGAAATTTTGATGAATGAAGTATGTGGGAGAAATAGTACTTCAAAATCAGTGTACGtaatttttaacattttttaCCAGGGTGATTTATTATGGATCTGGTAATATGCAAAAATTAATTGATCCATGCCAAAAAAAACAGCAACTGAAGCAATAAGCATATATCATTTAATGAAATACCATAAGGAGAGACTTTTAATAAGGATGCCAAAAGTAGAAAAACCTTGAAACGAAAATTGAGCGTTAATGCTCTGGGTAACATTAGATGCGATCGTTGCCGTACTCAAATGAAGATCATTTAATCTTTTGATAGCAGAATCCAGGTTGTCACCGGATTCTTCAAGGACTTTCTCCAGAAACTGCGAATCAAAAGCATTCGTAATTGATTGATTGATTAGTCCAACACCACCAAAAATAGCGAAGGATGACAAATGATCAACTTATCCACCCAAATGATCAACTTATCCACCCATAGAAGTTCCAATTGAGATATATTACGCAAATTCCACATAAAAAACTAGTGAGCTTACACCCACTCATAGGGGACCAAAAAATCATACCTACTTTGGCGTGTCACAGCAAAGCATAATGaaattcaaaaacaaaaaatctaaaattgaTGCCTAACATAACAAATTTGAATTAAAAGCGATAATATTATGTTGGGACGTATGAAAACATGTTTTGAAAAGGGAGAGAAAGTGAGATGCTAATGTTTGTTTAATATCGGGAGTGGAAAGTTAGGTTTCCAAGATTGGAGCCAAATAAAATGTTCACATTTTTAGTGCAGACTGGTctcaaagaaaatatatttataccAAAAGCCGTTTTAGTAATCTGAACTCTCCAAAAAAGAAAGAGTACCTAATTAAGAGCCCTTTCAtctaaaaataaaacatcatataaaattttaaagctTGTAAACTACTTTAAAAACTTAAAAGTTCGTCCatcttatttaaaattaaattccgAAAACATTTTGTATAAAATAAGTCATTTGAGATTATAAGATGATTTTGAAACTGTAGTGTCATGTAGAATAGGACTTTTCCATACACGTGTTGGTGTTATTTTGGTTATTTCGCTTAAAGTTCATAAGATCATAAAATAAGTCGCATcatctgaatttttttttaaacatgatCAAACCCAGTTGCACATATGCAAAGTCCATAAGAAACGCACGGATGACAGTGAGGCACAAATGGTATTACATTTCAAACTCTTGATCTCGGAAAATCAATAAATACTGCTgatcaattatcaaatttatAAGGGCTCTATGCGAATCTATCATCTAATGCAaccaaaaattataaataacatATAAGAATTCGAAAAGCTCAAAATCTAAAAATCAGGAAGAAGATCTTCAGAATCTATatctgaataaataaataaaaaattaataaataaagacCTGCTTTTCCATATCAGGAAAGAGAGTAAAAAGACGATCGATCGGTGAATATGTATCAGAGACCACGCAGTTGAAAGCGGCAGACCTCGGCGGAGAGAAATTCCGGGAAGGAGATGAAGAACAGCGGATTCTCTTGGCGACTGGCGGCGACGACGGCGATTCCTCGAAGAAATTCGATCTCTTCCCGCACACTATGGCAGACATGTTTCgccaaaaacaaagaaaaatcctTCCACTACTCGGTCTCCAATCTCTCCAACACCACTTTTCTCATGCAGAATCACCGAAAAATTATCTTTAATACGGATTCGAAGGAGTGATTATTGATTCCCGTCGATAATACGGGAATCGAATCATTCGGTTCCCCGATTCATAATATAATCGCTATTGTTGaacaattattaaaatttaaaatttatttcccCAATTCATTTCTGTAATTTCTTCTCCAATCTCTCGTTTTGTGTTTCTCTTCGCGCATTTGTATGGCGGATTTATCATATTATTATAGTGATTAGGTGGTCCTTGGCTGACAGGGTTGTGACGTAACTACGAAGCACCAAAGGCCACGTGTATTTTAGCGAATTTATccatttattataattataattttatccagtttgtttgtttttttaaaaaaaaacatttattcaGTTGTTTGTGAGTGTTAAATGTTGGTTAATTGTGATTTTAAATCATCTTCAAATGACGAAACGACAACCCAAAATTAGGATGTTTCTCAGTCAGTTCGATCAGTgtaatttaatttgattttagattttcgattttaaaaatatataattcaatatccaaacaattttctttcaatttagttcaGATTTCtataaaattgtttttttgttttgattcagtttattcattttgaaaattatttaaattaataagtaaaataaattttaaaatataatatgttaccttttaattatttagttaattaattatttaaatataaaatataaattaactaaataacaatcaactaaaaattaacaaaaatattattaattcactatttatcatttaatcaaaatatatatatatatatatatatatatatacatatatatatatatataatctaatacaaaatataaactaaa from the Primulina eburnea isolate SZY01 chromosome 3, ASM2296580v1, whole genome shotgun sequence genome contains:
- the LOC140825940 gene encoding uncharacterized protein isoform X2, giving the protein MSAIVCGKRSNFFEESPSSPPVAKRIRCSSSPSRNFSPPRSAAFNCVVSDTYSPIDRLFTLFPDMEKQFLEKVLEESGDNLDSAIKRLNDLHLSTATIASNVTQSINAQFSFQVANNVETAPRKELPAGSNLSADGTEWVELLVREVTGASNVEDAKERVSRALESLEKSICANATAEAAQSFQKENIILKQQLEAFIQENTILKRAVSIQHERQKEFEEMGRELHQLKQLVSQYQEQLRTLEVNNYALAMHLKQAQQSNSISGRFHPDVF
- the LOC140825940 gene encoding uncharacterized protein isoform X3 — encoded protein: MSAIVCGKRSNFFEESPSSPPVAKRIRCSSSPSRNFSPPRSAAFNCVVSDTYSPIDRLFTLFPDMEKQFLEKVLEESGDNLDSAIKRLNDLHLSTATIASNVTQSINAQFSFQGTVANNVETAPRKELPAGSNLSADGTEWVELLVREVTGASNVEDAKERVSRALESLEKSICANATAEAAQSFQKENTILKRAVSIQHERQKEFEEMGRELHQLKQLVSQYQEQLRTLEVNNYALAMHLKQAQQSNSISGRFHPDVF
- the LOC140825940 gene encoding uncharacterized protein isoform X1, which translates into the protein MSAIVCGKRSNFFEESPSSPPVAKRIRCSSSPSRNFSPPRSAAFNCVVSDTYSPIDRLFTLFPDMEKQFLEKVLEESGDNLDSAIKRLNDLHLSTATIASNVTQSINAQFSFQGTVANNVETAPRKELPAGSNLSADGTEWVELLVREVTGASNVEDAKERVSRALESLEKSICANATAEAAQSFQKENIILKQQLEAFIQENTILKRAVSIQHERQKEFEEMGRELHQLKQLVSQYQEQLRTLEVNNYALAMHLKQAQQSNSISGRFHPDVF